The following coding sequences are from one Pigmentibacter sp. JX0631 window:
- a CDS encoding biopolymer transporter ExbD, translated as MSFQIDNDTGSSENRRKSHFIAEINMTPFVDVCLVLLIIFMVTAPFAISGVNVQLPKTSQSKPLSMSSESLVLSINKNGDYYIGKEFIKDINLVTVLKNSTKDKEHPSIFIRADNGVPYGKVMAAMTAAQKAGIERIGMVGENKRDKK; from the coding sequence ATGTCTTTTCAAATTGATAATGACACAGGCTCATCAGAAAATAGAAGAAAAAGTCATTTTATAGCTGAAATTAATATGACACCTTTTGTTGATGTCTGTTTAGTTCTTTTAATTATTTTTATGGTAACCGCTCCTTTTGCTATATCTGGAGTTAATGTTCAATTACCTAAAACGTCTCAATCTAAACCTTTATCAATGTCTAGTGAAAGCTTAGTTTTATCTATAAATAAAAACGGCGATTATTATATAGGAAAAGAGTTTATTAAAGATATAAATCTTGTTACAGTATTAAAGAACTCAACTAAAGATAAAGAACATCCTTCAATTTTTATTCGTGCTGATAATGGTGTTCCATATGGAAAAGTTATGGCAGCTATGACTGCAGCCCAAAAAGCTGGTATAGAAAGAATAGGAATGGTTGGCGAAAACAAACGTGATAAAAAATGA
- a CDS encoding cell envelope integrity protein TolA produces the protein MNDYKNIHLDLKSYRFPEVDEKNMIKFNKSTYSAKANIYFSNPDKAPFIDHSFSGPRYIKINELPLNKRIKQPLIDIKSNSFKIPFLSPLEIKGYYKTGQFYFLIALVVHFLFVSSFFISAYVSKITEEKPEIVEVTFGLNENAAQTVQNTTDKNEGETEATKTIRELQQLTKNIAPDTSPNSEEKNEAIDNPNSDLVYRENDRKKVAEKKDPKEKMDKDKPIGPLPDQDKQKVKLDDFLKRKELDTRKESTKKADGIREKNLAKPEGAKIEKNAIPKSPFASPSDIPDSPFAEAPSGVLEGKVSSISYNSYKAYIGRQLKQNWSVSEGSSFNPALKARIEFTVNPYGHLIGKPKVVKSSGNKEFDQLALSAVESTFPLSQPPPKDINPPKSFEAMYTPKDVR, from the coding sequence ATGAATGATTATAAAAATATACATTTAGATTTGAAATCTTATCGTTTTCCTGAAGTCGATGAAAAAAACATGATCAAATTTAATAAATCGACTTATTCTGCGAAAGCAAATATTTACTTTTCTAATCCTGATAAAGCTCCTTTTATCGATCATTCTTTTTCAGGCCCAAGGTACATAAAGATTAATGAATTACCTTTAAATAAAAGAATAAAACAACCATTAATTGATATAAAGTCTAACTCTTTTAAAATTCCTTTTTTATCCCCATTAGAAATAAAAGGATATTATAAAACTGGTCAATTTTACTTTTTAATTGCTCTTGTCGTTCATTTTCTTTTTGTTTCATCCTTTTTTATCTCTGCTTATGTTTCAAAAATAACCGAAGAAAAACCTGAAATTGTTGAAGTAACTTTTGGCTTAAATGAAAATGCAGCACAAACTGTACAAAATACAACTGACAAAAATGAAGGTGAAACTGAAGCAACAAAAACTATTAGAGAACTCCAACAATTAACAAAAAATATAGCTCCTGATACCTCCCCTAATTCTGAAGAAAAAAATGAAGCTATTGACAATCCAAATAGTGATCTGGTTTATAGAGAAAATGATCGAAAAAAAGTCGCAGAAAAAAAAGATCCTAAAGAAAAAATGGACAAAGATAAACCTATTGGCCCCCTACCCGATCAAGATAAACAAAAAGTAAAATTAGATGATTTTTTAAAAAGAAAAGAACTTGATACAAGAAAAGAAAGTACAAAAAAAGCAGATGGTATTAGAGAAAAGAATTTGGCAAAGCCTGAAGGTGCGAAAATTGAAAAAAACGCTATTCCAAAATCCCCTTTCGCTTCCCCTAGCGACATACCGGATAGTCCTTTTGCCGAAGCTCCATCTGGGGTTTTAGAAGGAAAGGTGAGTAGCATCAGCTATAATAGTTATAAAGCTTATATTGGTAGGCAATTAAAGCAAAACTGGAGCGTTTCAGAAGGAAGTAGCTTTAATCCCGCTTTAAAAGCAAGAATAGAATTTACTGTCAACCCTTATGGTCATCTTATTGGAAAACCAAAAGTTGTAAAATCTAGTGGTAATAAAGAATTTGACCAATTAGCATTAAGTGCCGTTGAAAGTACATTTCCATTGTCTCAACCTCCACCTAAGGACATAAATCCACCAAAAAGCTTTGAAGCAATGTATACTCCTAAAGATGTTCGTTAA
- a CDS encoding MotA/TolQ/ExbB proton channel family protein, whose product MDNALTSTKIDWLSIVMNGGPVGLAVMLLLAIMSIWAWAVIIGKMKSLSSMHSLSERFLTSFWEAKSLSELNLKVKDMDYSPAREVFRSGFNEMIRVLQTREKRNASGPISFDTVKRTLTRQKMLEEANLSTNLSILAVCSSAGPFIGLFGTVVGIIRAFHDIGASGASSLASVAPGISEALIATALGLFVAIPAVVFYNILLNRIRKHLVLLDGFSSDFINILERHYTIKSDNESA is encoded by the coding sequence ATGGATAACGCATTAACTTCAACAAAAATAGATTGGCTATCAATAGTAATGAATGGCGGCCCAGTAGGACTCGCTGTAATGCTTTTATTAGCTATTATGAGTATTTGGGCTTGGGCAGTTATTATTGGCAAAATGAAATCGTTAAGCAGTATGCACAGTTTATCTGAAAGATTTTTAACAAGTTTTTGGGAAGCCAAAAGCCTATCTGAGCTAAATCTTAAAGTTAAAGATATGGATTACAGTCCAGCAAGAGAAGTATTTCGCTCTGGTTTTAATGAAATGATAAGAGTTCTACAAACTCGTGAAAAAAGAAATGCCAGCGGACCAATCTCTTTTGATACAGTTAAAAGAACACTTACAAGACAAAAAATGCTTGAAGAAGCAAATTTATCAACTAATTTAAGTATTCTTGCTGTTTGTTCTTCAGCAGGACCTTTTATTGGATTATTTGGAACAGTTGTTGGTATTATAAGAGCTTTTCACGATATTGGAGCTAGCGGCGCTTCTAGTTTAGCATCAGTTGCTCCTGGTATTTCTGAGGCTTTAATTGCCACAGCACTCGGTTTATTCGTAGCTATACCAGCGGTTGTTTTTTATAATATTCTTTTAAATAGAATAAGAAAACATTTGGTTTTATTAGATGGATTTTCTTCTGATTTTATTAACATTTTAGAAAGACATTATACCATTAAATCAGACAACGAAAGTGCTTAA
- the fsa gene encoding fructose-6-phosphate aldolase, with protein sequence MKIFIDSADINEIKAVAELGVCDGVTTNPTLIAKSGHDFKSILLEIINIIPGPVSAEVISADAKGMLKEAEELAKIANSIVIKLPLTQEGLKACKALTGRGIKTNVTLCFSVGQALLAAKAGATYVSPFIGRLDDIGEEGIRLISEIKELYSAHKVETKILAASIRNPRHVTDAIIAGADIATIPYKVLLQLYKHPLTEKGLSQFLEDWEKSGQKDIV encoded by the coding sequence ATGAAAATATTTATTGATTCTGCTGATATTAATGAAATTAAAGCTGTTGCTGAACTTGGTGTTTGTGATGGTGTAACAACAAACCCTACGTTAATTGCAAAATCAGGGCACGATTTTAAAAGTATTCTTTTAGAAATAATTAATATAATACCTGGCCCTGTATCAGCTGAAGTTATTTCAGCTGATGCCAAAGGAATGTTAAAAGAAGCCGAAGAACTTGCCAAAATTGCTAATAGTATTGTTATTAAATTACCTTTAACACAAGAAGGCTTAAAAGCCTGTAAAGCTTTGACTGGGAGAGGGATTAAAACAAATGTAACTTTATGTTTTAGTGTTGGCCAAGCGCTCTTAGCTGCAAAAGCAGGTGCAACTTATGTTTCTCCTTTTATAGGCAGATTAGATGATATTGGTGAAGAAGGAATTCGCTTGATATCAGAAATAAAAGAACTTTATTCTGCTCATAAAGTGGAGACAAAAATATTAGCTGCTAGCATTAGAAATCCACGGCATGTAACCGATGCTATTATTGCTGGAGCGGACATAGCTACAATTCCTTATAAAGTTCTTTTACAATTATATAAACATCCTTTAACTGAAAAAGGTTTATCCCAGTTTTTAGAAGATTGGGAAAAATCTGGTCAAAAAGACATTGTCTAA
- the cmk gene encoding (d)CMP kinase — protein sequence MLELENNFSENKLKVITIDGPAGSGKSSVAKIVAHKLGWIYVTTGAIYRTLALLFHESNMKITDVEHIERFISFISERYRQESSTGKVFIGEREISHEIKSPFVSELSSILAQEDFIRKRLLPIQRRVVLNNSGAVVDGRDMGTVVFPDAPLKIFLTASAEERAERRKKELSQNGQNADIKEILREIHERDERDLNRTLSPLKPANDAFSLDSTCFSQEDIANKILQLAVQKDLIISREF from the coding sequence ATGTTAGAATTAGAAAATAATTTTAGTGAGAATAAATTGAAAGTAATAACAATTGATGGCCCTGCGGGTTCAGGAAAAAGCTCAGTTGCAAAAATTGTAGCTCATAAACTAGGTTGGATTTATGTTACAACTGGTGCAATTTATCGAACATTAGCATTACTTTTTCATGAATCAAATATGAAAATAACTGACGTTGAGCATATTGAACGTTTTATTTCTTTTATTTCTGAAAGATATAGACAAGAATCATCAACTGGAAAAGTATTTATTGGTGAAAGAGAAATTTCTCATGAAATAAAGTCACCATTTGTTTCAGAATTATCAAGTATTCTTGCACAAGAAGACTTTATAAGGAAAAGACTTCTTCCTATTCAAAGAAGGGTTGTTTTAAATAATAGTGGAGCAGTTGTTGATGGTAGAGACATGGGAACCGTTGTCTTTCCTGATGCTCCTTTAAAAATATTTTTGACAGCTTCAGCAGAAGAAAGAGCTGAACGAAGAAAAAAAGAACTTTCGCAAAATGGTCAAAATGCTGACATTAAAGAAATTTTAAGAGAAATACATGAAAGAGATGAAAGAGATTTAAATAGAACACTTTCTCCATTAAAACCAGCAAACGATGCTTTTTCTCTTGATTCAACATGTTTTTCACAAGAAGATATTGCTAATAAAATATTGCAATTGGCTGTTCAAAAAGATTTAATCATTTCTCGTGAATTTTAA
- a CDS encoding non-canonical purine NTP pyrophosphatase, which produces MSILIFTGNSGKLSEFKNMISSKEEIIGLSELAKITEKNLPEADEDSDLFSTNAFIKLYKALEFLYTNKDLKSVREIKSIIVDDSGLCVPKLGFLPGVHSATFGGLPRSDTNNRRKLSSEINKIVNLTNDNEYRLQAFFVCFLFEIKIHDLEKFSFIKNNSFIQASQFINSSLESFERKLLESVNLSNIGDYSTSKLSFNDFHPSFPTENLVDIYFGYCCGEVSNLEQNLIPGAGHGYDSQFYSNAFKNLSFASITLEDKNKISHRAFAMEALNKSYGKSK; this is translated from the coding sequence ATGAGCATTTTAATATTTACAGGTAATTCTGGAAAACTATCCGAATTTAAAAATATGATTTCATCGAAAGAAGAAATCATTGGATTATCAGAGTTAGCAAAAATTACCGAAAAGAATTTGCCAGAAGCAGATGAAGACTCTGATTTATTTAGTACAAATGCTTTTATTAAACTTTATAAAGCCTTAGAGTTTCTATATACAAATAAAGATTTAAAATCAGTCCGTGAAATAAAATCGATTATAGTTGATGATTCTGGACTATGTGTGCCTAAATTAGGCTTTCTGCCGGGAGTGCATTCAGCAACTTTTGGTGGATTACCACGCAGTGATACAAATAATAGAAGAAAACTTTCTAGTGAAATTAATAAAATTGTAAACTTAACAAATGATAATGAATATAGATTACAAGCTTTTTTTGTTTGCTTTTTATTTGAAATAAAAATTCATGATCTAGAAAAATTTTCTTTCATAAAAAATAATTCATTTATTCAAGCATCACAATTTATAAATTCTTCCTTAGAAAGTTTTGAAAGAAAACTATTAGAATCGGTAAATTTATCAAATATAGGTGATTATAGTACCTCTAAGTTATCTTTTAATGATTTTCATCCCTCTTTTCCAACAGAAAATTTAGTAGATATTTATTTTGGCTATTGTTGTGGGGAAGTCTCCAATCTTGAACAAAATCTTATTCCTGGTGCAGGTCATGGATATGACTCTCAATTTTATTCGAATGCATTTAAAAATCTTTCATTTGCAAGTATAACATTAGAAGATAAAAATAAAATTAGTCACAGAGCGTTTGCTATGGAGGCTTTAAATAAATCCTATGGGAAAAGTAAATAA
- a CDS encoding acetyl-CoA carboxylase carboxyltransferase subunit alpha, with amino-acid sequence MDILQLEKPLQELYNRISELRIAAQQSSILLNKIDDTKELNEEICILENKFELLAKEIYSNLTPYQITQLSRHPNRPYTLDIVNQLCTDFIELHGDRNFADDQAIVAGIGLFRNKRVVIIGHQKGRGTKENMKRNFGMPKPEGYRKALRIMNLAERFNLPIVTFIDTPGAYPGMDAEERGQSEAIAKNIMVMSRLSVPIVSVVLGEGGSGGALALGVANKVFMMEYSTYSVISPEGCASILWKDGSQADRAANLLGLTADVALKNKIIDGIIKEPLGGSHWKAKETIETIGDTLEKNLNLLQKMSKEELKLDRVRKYMQIGSFDNASPISKIGTEKPITKSWDESWEEVESSLGL; translated from the coding sequence ATGGATATTTTGCAACTTGAAAAACCCCTCCAAGAACTCTATAATAGAATATCTGAACTTCGAATTGCAGCTCAACAATCCTCAATTTTACTTAACAAAATAGATGATACCAAAGAATTAAATGAAGAAATTTGTATTCTTGAGAATAAATTTGAACTTCTTGCAAAAGAAATTTATTCTAACTTAACTCCATATCAAATCACCCAGCTCTCAAGACATCCAAATAGACCATATACTTTGGATATTGTGAATCAATTATGCACTGATTTTATTGAACTCCATGGAGATAGAAACTTTGCTGATGACCAAGCAATTGTTGCCGGGATAGGCTTATTTAGAAATAAAAGAGTCGTGATCATTGGGCATCAAAAAGGACGTGGCACCAAAGAAAACATGAAAAGAAATTTTGGCATGCCCAAACCTGAAGGATACAGAAAAGCATTACGCATCATGAATCTTGCAGAAAGATTTAATCTGCCAATAGTTACTTTTATTGATACACCTGGTGCATATCCTGGAATGGATGCAGAAGAAAGAGGACAGAGCGAGGCTATTGCTAAAAATATTATGGTTATGAGTAGGTTATCTGTGCCTATCGTCTCAGTTGTTTTGGGTGAAGGAGGAAGCGGAGGCGCTCTGGCATTAGGTGTGGCAAACAAAGTTTTCATGATGGAATATTCTACTTATAGCGTGATTTCTCCTGAAGGTTGTGCATCAATTTTGTGGAAGGATGGCAGTCAAGCTGACAGAGCTGCAAATCTTCTTGGCTTAACTGCAGATGTAGCCTTAAAAAACAAAATTATTGATGGTATTATCAAAGAACCTCTTGGGGGATCGCATTGGAAAGCAAAAGAAACGATAGAAACCATTGGTGATACTCTTGAAAAAAACCTAAATTTATTACAAAAAATGTCAAAAGAAGAATTAAAGCTTGATAGAGTCAGAAAATATATGCAGATTGGTTCATTCGATAACGCATCACCTATTTCCAAAATAGGTACGGAAAAGCCAATAACAAAATCCTGGGATGAATCTTGGGAAGAGGTTGAATCCTCACTTGGCCTTTAA
- a CDS encoding nitronate monooxygenase — MGKVNKPQIFSNEFCQKFDIQFPIIQAPMAGGGSCPKLVSAVGNNGAIGFLAAGYLSADDLEKQIIETKKLTKKPFGVNLFIIDREKLIKAKKPANIINIEKELGFHKNSLYSEVILDEEIEKKLDIIIKHNIQFVSFTFGLPDKKYLDMLKQSSTYLIGTATNIIEAKLIENSKLDAIVAQGVEAGGHRGSFLNHKINDEIGLISLLEELTGNLNLPIIASGGIVSGKSILAAKILGAKACQIGTAFLLTEESGISLKYKEALLNCHAHETILTDKVSGKKARGKINTLISELETKKGTKFKFPVQNFFTKELRGFANKNNLDEYLSLWCGQSVWKIKKIKSVANLIEDLNNEFNEALALNKKN, encoded by the coding sequence ATGGGAAAAGTAAATAAGCCACAAATTTTTAGTAATGAATTTTGCCAAAAATTCGATATTCAGTTTCCTATTATTCAAGCTCCAATGGCAGGTGGAGGATCGTGTCCTAAACTTGTTTCAGCTGTTGGAAATAACGGTGCAATTGGTTTTTTAGCTGCGGGATATCTATCAGCAGATGATTTAGAAAAACAAATTATAGAAACAAAAAAGCTTACTAAAAAACCATTTGGTGTAAATTTATTTATTATTGACAGAGAAAAATTAATTAAAGCAAAAAAACCTGCAAATATAATTAATATTGAAAAAGAATTAGGGTTTCATAAAAATAGTTTGTACTCTGAAGTTATTTTAGACGAAGAAATAGAAAAAAAATTAGATATAATTATTAAGCATAATATTCAATTTGTAAGTTTTACTTTTGGATTACCTGATAAGAAATATTTAGATATGCTAAAACAAAGTTCTACATATTTAATTGGAACGGCAACAAATATAATTGAAGCAAAATTAATTGAAAATTCTAAACTAGATGCCATTGTTGCGCAAGGAGTAGAAGCTGGTGGGCATAGAGGCTCTTTTTTAAATCATAAAATTAATGATGAAATAGGTTTAATTTCCCTTTTAGAAGAATTAACTGGGAATTTAAACTTACCAATTATTGCTTCTGGTGGAATAGTTAGTGGTAAATCTATTCTGGCAGCAAAAATATTAGGAGCTAAAGCTTGTCAGATAGGCACTGCCTTTTTATTAACAGAAGAAAGTGGAATATCCCTTAAATATAAAGAAGCTTTATTAAATTGTCATGCGCATGAAACAATATTAACAGATAAAGTTTCAGGTAAAAAAGCAAGAGGCAAAATAAATACATTAATTAGTGAATTAGAAACAAAAAAAGGAACTAAATTTAAATTTCCTGTGCAGAATTTTTTTACAAAAGAATTACGTGGATTTGCAAATAAAAATAATTTAGATGAATATTTATCACTCTGGTGTGGACAAAGCGTTTGGAAAATTAAGAAGATAAAGTCTGTAGCAAACTTAATTGAAGACCTTAATAATGAATTTAATGAAGCTTTAGCATTAAACAAAAAAAATTAG